The following coding sequences lie in one Phycisphaerae bacterium genomic window:
- a CDS encoding DUF5107 domain-containing protein — protein sequence MAYVRIETDWKYCDCRVLRLESDETRLEIMPELGGKIYRWIDKQSDRDVLWQHPRLKPAVVAPGGCFDDRFFGGWDEQFPNDMPGCHQGESYPDHGEYWTTGFDWQVERTGDTLTLYLVAEGPVTPTRMERWITVTAGSRTTTLRYRLSHLGQQAFDYLWKLHPALNVGPGCRLIIPAERGRLARAGCGRFSETRVDFEWPDVPGKDGKLIDASVIPAGSEACGWEMFYLTRLRDGWWAILDGESRSGFGLAFDKTLFNTVWLFQTFGSWRGLNVAVVEPATGYPDTLAEASASGRLARLEPKQVVETQVTATLLAGRTAINGISRDGTVT from the coding sequence ATGGCGTATGTTCGGATCGAAACCGACTGGAAGTACTGTGATTGCAGGGTTTTACGTCTCGAGAGCGACGAGACTCGGCTGGAGATCATGCCGGAGCTTGGTGGGAAGATCTATCGGTGGATTGACAAGCAGTCTGACCGCGACGTTCTATGGCAGCACCCCAGGCTCAAGCCCGCGGTGGTGGCCCCGGGCGGGTGTTTTGATGACCGGTTCTTTGGTGGCTGGGACGAGCAGTTTCCGAACGACATGCCGGGTTGTCATCAGGGTGAGAGCTATCCGGACCACGGAGAGTACTGGACCACGGGGTTTGACTGGCAGGTCGAGCGTACGGGTGACACGTTGACCCTGTACCTGGTGGCCGAAGGCCCGGTCACGCCCACCCGGATGGAGCGTTGGATTACGGTGACGGCAGGAAGCCGCACGACCACGCTTCGGTATCGGTTGAGCCATCTGGGGCAGCAGGCCTTCGACTACCTATGGAAGCTGCACCCGGCCCTGAATGTGGGACCTGGCTGCAGGCTGATCATTCCGGCGGAGCGGGGGCGGCTGGCGCGAGCGGGGTGCGGGCGGTTCTCTGAGACGAGGGTGGATTTCGAGTGGCCTGATGTGCCCGGGAAGGATGGCAAGCTGATTGACGCGAGCGTCATTCCGGCCGGTTCAGAGGCCTGCGGGTGGGAGATGTTCTACCTTACCCGGCTGCGAGACGGCTGGTGGGCGATTCTGGACGGCGAGAGCCGGTCTGGTTTTGGTCTGGCGTTTGACAAGACGCTGTTCAACACCGTATGGCTATTCCAGACCTTCGGCAGTTGGCGGGGTTTGAACGTGGCGGTGGTCGAACCGGCGACCGGCTACCCGGACACTCTGGCGGAGGCGTCGGCGTCCGGGCGTTTGGCCAGGCTCGAGCCGAAGCAGGTCGTCGAGACGCAGGTCACAGCCACGCTGCTGGCCGGCCGAACCGCCATCAACGGCATCTCACGGGATGGGACGGTGACATGA
- a CDS encoding SDR family oxidoreductase: MGRLQGRVTIVTGAGQGIGEAIARRFAEEGAAVIGIDRNVETLEAVCAALPEAVACPIDVTDHQAMERCFSQTVERFGRIDVLVNNAATSYYVPVVETTLDQWRETLAVNLEAYFLAAQLAARRMIERGCGRIINVASTQAIACEPLVGAYAASKGGVLALTRSLGVELAPHDILVNAVVPGCIHTPMSVINGIDETQTELFKEWYVGRRKIPLGRPGEPHEVAGVVLFLASDDCQYMTGQMLVVDGGLTITF; this comes from the coding sequence ATGGGCCGACTGCAGGGACGAGTGACGATCGTCACGGGTGCAGGTCAGGGGATCGGCGAGGCCATCGCCCGGCGTTTCGCCGAGGAAGGGGCGGCGGTCATTGGCATCGACCGGAACGTGGAGACACTCGAGGCGGTATGCGCGGCCCTGCCTGAGGCGGTGGCCTGCCCGATCGATGTCACCGATCATCAGGCTATGGAGCGGTGCTTCTCGCAGACGGTCGAGCGATTTGGTCGTATCGACGTACTGGTCAACAACGCGGCCACTTCCTATTACGTGCCGGTCGTGGAGACCACGCTCGATCAGTGGCGCGAAACGCTGGCCGTGAACCTGGAGGCCTACTTCCTGGCCGCGCAGCTTGCGGCCCGCCGGATGATCGAGCGGGGCTGTGGACGAATCATCAATGTGGCCTCGACGCAGGCGATCGCGTGTGAGCCGCTGGTCGGGGCCTACGCGGCCAGCAAGGGGGGGGTACTCGCCCTGACCCGCAGCCTGGGCGTGGAGCTGGCTCCGCACGACATTCTGGTGAACGCTGTGGTTCCGGGGTGCATTCACACGCCGATGAGCGTCATCAACGGGATTGACGAGACCCAGACGGAGTTGTTCAAGGAATGGTACGTAGGCCGCCGGAAGATCCCGCTCGGCCGGCCGGGTGAACCTCACGAAGTTGCCGGGGTGGTGCTTTTTTTGGCCTCCGACGACTGTCAGTACATGACCGGCCAGATGCTGGTCGTTGATGGAGGACTGACGATTACCTTCTGA
- a CDS encoding mandelate racemase/muconate lactonizing enzyme family protein — protein sequence MEITKIECHVVVVPDVSPEACSSAQDDIVVLVHTDEGITGIGEVDTNPWVARAMIEAPGTHCMGLGLQEMLVGQNPLTPEALWDKMYLGSAMTGRRGLGICAMGALDMALWDIRGKAMGKPCWQLLGGAKQPFLTPYASLLPTGRTLEEYQRNLVQKAIQAKNAGFKAAKMEVCLRGPYSHNAIQESNEAIIETVAACREAVGPEMTMMVDVAYAWWDAKEALGVLERLEKYNLFFLETPLNIDDLDGYAFLAERAPFRIAAGEWQNTRFEFIDLMDRGRIDVAQPDVGRVGGLTEARRVADLAAVRGRLIVPHCWKTGIGVAASAHLAAATAHCPYIEYLPPELSESDLRKELADDGLKMDHGRVALPERPGLGIELNYDALRRYRA from the coding sequence ATGGAGATTACCAAGATCGAATGCCATGTGGTCGTGGTTCCCGATGTCAGCCCGGAGGCCTGCAGCAGTGCCCAGGATGACATTGTGGTTTTAGTTCACACCGACGAGGGCATCACCGGAATCGGGGAAGTGGACACGAATCCCTGGGTAGCCCGGGCGATGATTGAGGCCCCGGGAACGCACTGCATGGGACTGGGTCTGCAGGAGATGCTCGTTGGGCAGAACCCGCTGACGCCGGAAGCCTTATGGGACAAGATGTACCTCGGGTCGGCGATGACCGGCCGCCGAGGGCTAGGCATCTGCGCGATGGGGGCACTGGACATGGCCTTGTGGGACATCCGTGGCAAGGCGATGGGCAAACCCTGCTGGCAATTGCTTGGCGGTGCGAAGCAGCCTTTCCTGACGCCGTACGCGTCGTTGTTGCCCACGGGGCGGACGCTCGAGGAGTACCAGCGGAATTTGGTCCAGAAGGCGATCCAGGCCAAGAACGCCGGTTTCAAGGCCGCGAAGATGGAAGTGTGTCTCCGCGGCCCGTACAGCCACAACGCGATCCAGGAGAGTAACGAGGCGATCATCGAGACGGTCGCTGCCTGCCGGGAGGCGGTCGGACCGGAGATGACCATGATGGTCGATGTGGCCTACGCCTGGTGGGATGCCAAAGAAGCCCTGGGCGTACTGGAGCGGTTGGAGAAGTACAATCTGTTCTTCCTTGAGACGCCGCTGAACATCGACGATCTGGACGGCTACGCTTTCTTGGCCGAGCGTGCCCCGTTCCGTATCGCGGCGGGCGAGTGGCAGAACACCCGTTTTGAGTTCATTGACCTGATGGACCGGGGGCGGATCGACGTTGCCCAACCGGACGTGGGGCGGGTCGGGGGGCTGACCGAGGCTCGGCGGGTGGCTGACCTAGCCGCTGTTCGTGGCCGGCTGATCGTCCCTCACTGCTGGAAGACGGGCATCGGGGTGGCTGCCTCGGCTCACCTGGCGGCGGCGACCGCGCATTGTCCGTACATCGAGTATCTTCCGCCGGAGCTGTCCGAGTCGGATCTCCGCAAGGAGCTGGCCGACGACGGACTCAAGATGGACCACGGTCGCGTGGCGTTGCCGGAGCGGCCGGGCCTGGGGATTGAGCTGAACTACGATGCTCTGCGCAGGTATCGCGCGTGA
- a CDS encoding APC family permease: protein MSMADSTHDPGPEAAGQLRADALGLLGTVSLTAAYMAPAASLIALFGPMVTKAGIGVGFVMLLGLAVTLPSAISFGVMAREMPSAGGVYAWASCALGRTFGRWIGITTAIYYVLTVVFPPIVFGQLFNNLLDLAHLPTGKGTWLLGAGLSILIAGFATYRGVAVSSYLAFVLLIVQLVVMSALALTFAIVAGREQHLSWAPFLPPAGSWSGALLALPMAMLSLICDAATPVSEETRDAKRTIPLAIILTLLVVGIWNVLAFGALGMACPPDRLIDLCRQSVDNAVPPLAGLVWGRFNVLVTVVGMIAMIGALVPCSTAASRLLFSLGRDGTLPRGLAAVHARYRTPWNALHIVFLATALAIIPLALIREPGEAIAWWSQVIAWFIIAVYFTANLCNFLFHLRFRPERFSIAWNLVAPALAAIIQLAVLWQVVVLELWRAGWIGISAQFFIVVVSVLTAGWVYTLRGYRLSAGSGASP from the coding sequence ATGAGCATGGCGGACTCCACGCACGATCCCGGGCCGGAGGCGGCCGGACAGCTTCGGGCTGATGCCTTGGGCCTGCTCGGCACGGTATCGCTCACTGCGGCGTACATGGCTCCAGCCGCGTCGCTGATCGCACTTTTCGGGCCGATGGTGACCAAGGCCGGGATTGGCGTTGGGTTTGTCATGCTGCTGGGCCTGGCCGTCACCCTCCCTTCGGCGATCAGCTTCGGCGTGATGGCCCGGGAGATGCCGTCGGCCGGTGGAGTATACGCGTGGGCATCGTGCGCGCTGGGCAGGACCTTTGGCCGGTGGATCGGAATCACCACGGCGATCTACTACGTACTCACCGTCGTGTTCCCGCCGATCGTGTTCGGCCAGCTGTTCAACAACCTGCTTGACCTGGCCCATCTGCCGACCGGAAAGGGGACGTGGTTGCTGGGTGCGGGGCTGTCGATACTGATCGCCGGATTCGCGACCTATCGCGGGGTGGCGGTTTCGTCCTACCTGGCTTTTGTACTGCTCATCGTGCAGCTGGTGGTGATGAGTGCTCTGGCGTTGACCTTCGCAATCGTGGCCGGCCGGGAGCAGCATCTGAGTTGGGCGCCGTTTCTGCCTCCTGCCGGCAGCTGGTCGGGGGCGTTGCTCGCCCTGCCGATGGCCATGCTCTCGCTGATCTGCGACGCGGCCACACCGGTGTCCGAGGAGACCCGCGATGCGAAGCGGACGATTCCACTGGCCATCATTCTGACGCTGCTGGTGGTCGGCATCTGGAACGTTCTGGCGTTCGGTGCACTCGGCATGGCTTGTCCTCCTGATCGGCTCATCGATCTGTGCAGGCAATCGGTGGACAACGCGGTTCCCCCGCTGGCCGGTCTCGTCTGGGGCCGGTTCAATGTGCTGGTGACCGTGGTGGGCATGATTGCGATGATTGGAGCCCTGGTCCCGTGCTCGACGGCCGCCTCGCGTCTGCTGTTTTCGCTGGGCCGTGATGGTACGCTTCCACGGGGCCTGGCGGCGGTTCACGCCCGGTACCGCACGCCGTGGAACGCCCTGCACATCGTGTTTCTGGCTACGGCCCTGGCCATCATCCCGTTAGCTCTCATCCGCGAACCCGGCGAAGCCATTGCCTGGTGGAGCCAGGTGATTGCGTGGTTCATTATCGCCGTCTACTTCACCGCCAACCTGTGCAATTTCCTGTTTCATCTGCGATTTCGCCCGGAGCGGTTCAGTATCGCGTGGAACCTAGTTGCCCCCGCCCTGGCGGCGATCATCCAGCTGGCGGTTCTCTGGCAAGTCGTGGTTCTCGAGTTGTGGCGTGCGGGATGGATCGGCATCAGTGCCCAGTTTTTCATCGTGGTTGTCTCGGTTCTCACCGCGGGCTGGGTATACACCCTCCGCGGGTACCGACTGTCGGCGGGTTCAGGAGCATCCCCATGA